One window of the Alphaproteobacteria bacterium genome contains the following:
- a CDS encoding OsmC family protein: MAKDDIKSFDVAFECDATGVGKMRCEMDVRLMVPEVIEWQMASDEYGFHGGDGSAPLPIAYFIAGLTSCLMTQMRAFSKRLRVDIEDPKISCRCEWVATQKGREPYESAPKSIHMDISMDTESPVEDQLRLIEAAKKGCFIEAMLTPQNNITHRLKTADGWVDC, from the coding sequence ATGGCGAAAGACGATATCAAGAGTTTCGACGTGGCGTTCGAGTGCGATGCCACGGGTGTGGGCAAGATGCGCTGCGAGATGGATGTACGCCTGATGGTGCCCGAGGTCATCGAGTGGCAGATGGCGTCGGACGAGTATGGTTTCCATGGCGGCGACGGCTCGGCCCCGCTGCCGATCGCCTATTTCATCGCCGGGCTGACCTCCTGCCTGATGACCCAGATGCGCGCCTTCTCCAAGCGCCTGCGTGTGGACATCGAGGACCCGAAGATTTCCTGCCGCTGCGAATGGGTGGCGACCCAGAAGGGCCGCGAACCCTATGAGTCTGCGCCCAAGAGCATCCATATGGACATCTCCATGGACACGGAATCGCCGGTCGAGGATCAGCTGCGGCTGATCGAGGCGGCCAAGAAGGGCTGCTTCATCGAGGCGATGCTGACGCCCCAGAACAACATCACCCACCGCCTCAAGACCGCCGACGGCTGGGTGGACTGCTGA
- a CDS encoding SDR family oxidoreductase has product MSKVLIVTGGSRGLGAATCIAAAEQGYEAICVNYVGNKERADQVVGACEKAGAKALAVQADITREADIVRMFETVDKELGTVTHLVNSAGIVGPYARVDELDDWNALEELWTLNITSTMICCREAIKRMSTKHGGKGGAIVNLSSAASHLGGAGVNVPYAASKGAIDSMNWGMAQEVAAEGIRVNAVSPGVIDTEIQPEGRVEAVGPNLPMKRVGQASEVAAAILFLLSDDASYIAGTKVNVSGAR; this is encoded by the coding sequence ATGTCGAAAGTTTTGATCGTGACCGGCGGCAGCCGGGGCCTGGGTGCGGCCACCTGCATCGCGGCGGCTGAACAGGGCTATGAGGCCATCTGCGTCAACTATGTGGGCAACAAGGAGCGTGCCGACCAGGTCGTCGGGGCCTGCGAGAAGGCCGGCGCGAAGGCCCTCGCCGTGCAGGCCGACATCACCAGGGAAGCCGACATCGTGCGGATGTTCGAGACCGTGGACAAGGAACTCGGGACCGTTACCCATCTGGTGAACAGCGCGGGCATTGTCGGCCCCTATGCGCGCGTCGACGAGTTGGACGACTGGAATGCGCTGGAAGAGCTCTGGACGCTCAACATCACCTCGACGATGATCTGCTGCCGCGAGGCCATCAAGCGCATGTCGACCAAGCATGGCGGCAAGGGTGGCGCGATCGTCAACCTGTCGTCCGCAGCCTCCCATCTGGGTGGTGCCGGCGTGAACGTGCCCTACGCAGCCTCGAAAGGCGCGATCGATTCAATGAACTGGGGCATGGCCCAGGAAGTGGCCGCCGAGGGCATTCGCGTCAACGCGGTCAGCCCCGGTGTCATCGACACCGAGATCCAGCCCGAGGGCCGGGTCGAGGCCGTAGGCCCGAACCTGCCGATGAAACGCGTCGGCCAGGCCTCGGAAGTCGCCGCCGCCATCCTGTTCCTGCTGTCGGACGACGCGTCCTATATCGCCGGCACCAAGGTCAACGTCTCGGGCGCGCGGTAG